Genomic segment of Tepidanaerobacter syntrophicus:
GATAAGACATTATAATTATTAATGCCAGAAGAATCATTACTCCGCCTCCGGCCCCAAATATGCCGCTTATAATACCTATACCGATTCCGACTATCACTGCCAAAACTATCTGTTGCCATCTTTTTTTAAAACGAAGTGCTCTCTTTTCAGCCTCTTTTTCAGTGCCGCCCTCATTTTTGCTGCTTCTGCTTAACATCATAATTCCTGAAATCAAAAGGAAAATCCCAAAGAGAGACGATAAAGAGCCTTCGTTAATTTGGCTTGCAAACATGGCGCCCAGTTGGGCTCCGGCAATCGATGAAACAGCAATCCATGCTCCTGCTCTAAGGTCTACATTTCCATTTTTAAAATAATTGTATGATACGGTAAGAGAAGCGATAACATCTACAAATAGGCTCGTCCCAATTGCGGCATGCGTGTTAACATGAAAAAGCATCGTCAAAGCCGGCACAACCACCATGACGCCGCTTGCGCCTATGAGACTTGTAATAATTCCTGTAATTATACCAACAACTATAGCAAAGAAATAAGACACCATACTCGAAAATGACATCTCCTTTATTCTGATAAGTTTTATATTATTCTGATAAGTTTTATAAATGAGGTAAAAAAATTCTATAACTTGATTTTCAAGATGTCAAGATTTAAAAACATTTTTAGATAATCATTAAAAAATTCAAGTCTTTTATTAAATTACCCCCATAAGCGCTATATTGCCTATGGGGGTAATTTAATTATTTATTGATTTTAAAGCTTGCTATGTTTCTTAAATAATCTTTGCAATTGCATAAGCTTCTTGCACTGCATCTATAAACTTTCTCGGGCTTATGCAGTCGCCTATAGCATATATTTCTTCCGTTTCATCTTTTAGGCTCTCATAAAGCTTGTTGTCAGATGTCAAGCCAGTAGCAATTATCACTGTGTCAGCATTTATAGTTTGAGTTTCTCCTTTTTCATTCTCTACGATGATTCCTTCCGGTATAATTTCTTTTAATTTCAGGCCTGTCCTACTGTTAATTTGTTCTTCTTGCAATTTCTCTAAAAGTGATAGTCTTGCAAGGTAAATAACGTCTTGGGCCACTTCAGGCAGCATATCCACTAAAGTAATATCTTTCTTGCCTTGTTCTTTAAGAAACAGCGCTGTCTCACATCCTACTAGCCCCGCGCCTACAATGACAATTTTGTCTCCTACTTCTTCATCCTTATAATTTACTAAAAGATTTGTTGCAAGCTTTACATTGCTCCTATCAATTCCAGGCACTGCCGGAACATATGGCGCCGACCCTGTGCATACTACTACCGCATCAGGTCTCACAGATGACACGAATTCGGGCGTAACTTCTGTATTTAATCTTATATCTACATTTGGATTTTCTTCTACTTGTTTTTTGAGCCATCTTAAATAAGCTGCTGTTTCTTTTTTGTATGCGGGAACTGCTGCTTCTATCAAATGGCCGCCTAGCTCACCGCTTTTTTCAGCAAGAATCACGCTGTGGCCTCTTTCAGCCAAGAACTTAGCCACTGTCATTCCTGCAGGACCGGCTCCGGCTACAAGAACTTGCTTTGGTTCCTTTGTTTTCGGAAGAGGCCCTTCGAATTCGCGCCCAAATTGTGGGTTAACGCTGCAAGCAGAGGATTTAGAGAAAAATACTCGATTTATACACTGAACGCAGCGAATGCAGGGAAGAATGTCATCTTCTTTTCCGGCTTTGGCCTTTTTTGGCCAGTATGGATCTGTTACAAATTGGCGAGCTATTCCTACAAAATCTGTTTTACCTTCTTCTAAGAGCTTTTCGCAGTATGCAGCATTCGGCAGTTTTCCATCTACAATAATAGGGATATTCACTGCCTTCTTTACCTCATATGCATAATCCACGGCAATTCCATCTTTAACATAAGGTGTTGGAATAAGAAGGCTCATTGCATCATAGGAACCTCGTCTAAGATGTAGCGCACCAATGTTCAGTGGCTCAAGCCTTTTAGCGATTTCAATTGTTTCTTCCAGTTCTCTTCCCCCGGCAAATCCATGATCTAGAGCTATCCCAACAATAAGTGGAAAATCATCTCCAACATTTGCACGTACACTTTCAATACATTCTAGTAGAAATCTCATGCGATTTTCAAGGCTTCCACCGTATTCGTCTTGTCTATGGTTCCAGCAAGATGAGAGGAACTGATCTCCTAAATACGCCAGAAAATGAACATAAATTGCATCAAATCCTGCCGCTTTAGCAAGACCTGCAGCTTTTCCGTAGGATTTAACAAGCTGTTTAATTTCATCTTTTGTCAGTTCCCTTGTTTTTACGTCAGGCATTGTTAGAAGTGGTATTTCCGAAGGGCCTACCGGCCTCTTATCAGGAAGAGGTTCATCTGCTATGCGGCCTGTCCCCGGTGAAAGTTCAATTGCTATTTTTGTTCCATATTTATGAACAGTTTCAGTAAGGTCGGTAAAATATTTTATTTCTGCGGCAGAATCAAATATGGGATAACCAAAAGTTTTTGGATAAGGATCGATATCTTTCTCAGCTTTTATATGCGCGGTAATTATTAAACCCGCCCCACCTTTGGCTCTTTCTTCATAATACTTAACAAATCTATCAGTGTACTTATCGCATACAGTAAAATTGGCATGTAAAGGTGAAAGAACAATACGGTTCTTCAAAGTCATAGATCCAATATTTGCCGGTTCAAAAAGTTTTGGATACTTCATGATAAGACCTCCTTATAATCTTTTCATTGGCCTTTAAAACTTGAATCTGTTTAAACCATGAAGTCCGAACTAAACCTTTAAATCTTTGCGCTATTTTTCGTTAGTTTTACATCACCCCTTTTTGTAAGTTTTATAACACAAAAAGCCCTACATTGTCTGATTACATGGGATTTACCGCAAATAATAGACTTTTGGGCTTTTATAGTTTGTATGAATCTGAGCATTTTTCGTTTTATTAAGTTGATAATAAAAAGATAATCCAAATGTTTGACTAAACAGATGAGTCCGTGCGTAATTCAAGATTTTCTACAAGATAAGCTTCCATGATATCTGATTCGCTTACTGTAATTTGGCTAATATTAAAATCTTCCATGATTGATTTGGCTATTAAAACTCCTGCTGTAATAATATCGGCTCTCTGCGGCATAAGGCCTTTAACCTTTAGTCTTTCTTCTGATGTTTTAAAAAGCAGTTTTAAAAATATGTCATCAATAGTCTGCTTATTTAACACATATCCATGAACTTTATTAGAATCGTAAACCTCCAGTTCTTGTGCGACAGCAGCAAGGGTTGTTAAGGTTCCGCCTACTCCAATAACAGTTACTTCTTTGCTTTCTTTAACTTTCTTAAAATAATCGGCAAAATCCTTTATCATCAGGTCAATTTGTTTGCGAGCTTGGGCAATTTCGTTAAAAGCAGGCGGATCTGACTTTATATACTTCTGTGTCCATCTGACTGCTCCGATAGGCAAGCTCTCGGCTTTTTCTATCTTTTCATCGTCGCCTAAAACAAATTCCGTTGAGTTTCCGCCTATATCTATTACCAAAGAAACTTCAACTGTTTTAAGTCCTAGCCTTGCTCCAAAAAACGACAAGAGAGCTTCTCGCTCTCCTGAAAGAATTTCTACATTAATTCCTATTTCTTTTGTCTTTTCTAAAAGTGCGCTGCTATTAGATGCTTCTCTGAGAGCGCTTGTCCCAAAAGCAAAAATCCTTTCACTTCCGAGGGATTTTGCCTTATTTCGAAAATTTACAAGGGCTGAGACAGTATCGCTTATTGACTTTTCATCAAGTATATTGTTTTGATTTACTCCTCGGCCAAGACGCGTAGTTATGAGATCTCTTGCCACAGGAATAACCTCGCCCTTGGAAGAGATATCCGCCACCAGCAATCTTATTGAATTAGAGCCCAGGTCTATCACTGCAGCCCTCATAAATTAATTCCTTCCCAAATAAAATATAATCTTGATAAGTCCTGCAAACCATCATCGTTTATAAAAGTGGATGGTTTTCTGTTTCATTCAAATTACAATACTTTTCTTTTTCCATATGACCCTGAGCCGCGCTTGGATTCATTATTTTTCTTAATGTCCAGCAATCTTTCTTCGCTATCCTTTAAGAACTTAGATAATTTGTCTTCAAAGCTAAGCTCTTCTTGTTTGGGCTTTCTGTGGCTATTGTTGGAACTTTCCTTTGTTTTACGGATTGAAAGGCTGATTTTGCCGTCTGGTGAAATCGAGATGACTTTAACTTTTACGACGTCGTTTTGCTTAAGAAAATCATTGACATCCTTCACAAAGCTATCTGCCACCTCAGAGATATGAACAAGTCCCGTCACTCCATCTGAAAGTTCAACAAAAGCTCCAAACTTGGTAATTCCTGTTACTTTTCCTTCTACAATTTGGCCTACCTCAACAGGCATACTTAAAAAATTCCTCCTTTAGAATCTTCCTTCAATTATTCATTATACTTAAAGTTTGCAGATTCGTCAATAAAGAACCGGTTATTTTAAAGTTTTAATGCCTTTATATATGTATTCTCCGGGTTTTACCAAACCCAATTCGTCTCGTGCAACCTTTTCAATGTATTCATCGGTTTGAAGAAGGTTTATTTCATTTTGAAGCTGCGTTTTTTGATTCATCGCTTCCTCAATTCTGGCTTTGAGTTGCTTTTCTTCCTTTGCAAGGCTTATCATTTTAAACTGTTGCATTACAAGAGTAGACAATATGTAAGCTACAAAGAGCAAAAGCAGTAAATGCCGCATTTTAAACTTATTTTTGCCTCTCATTTCAACCAAACCTTCCGATTATTTTGTTATATAGTAGATTTCGATGTTTTTTTGCAAAGTCCTTCAAGTAAGCAATAATTAATTTTTAATCGGCTATCGGCTGCTTTCAT
This window contains:
- a CDS encoding NAD(P)/FAD-dependent oxidoreductase, which gives rise to MKYPKLFEPANIGSMTLKNRIVLSPLHANFTVCDKYTDRFVKYYEERAKGGAGLIITAHIKAEKDIDPYPKTFGYPIFDSAAEIKYFTDLTETVHKYGTKIAIELSPGTGRIADEPLPDKRPVGPSEIPLLTMPDVKTRELTKDEIKQLVKSYGKAAGLAKAAGFDAIYVHFLAYLGDQFLSSCWNHRQDEYGGSLENRMRFLLECIESVRANVGDDFPLIVGIALDHGFAGGRELEETIEIAKRLEPLNIGALHLRRGSYDAMSLLIPTPYVKDGIAVDYAYEVKKAVNIPIIVDGKLPNAAYCEKLLEEGKTDFVGIARQFVTDPYWPKKAKAGKEDDILPCIRCVQCINRVFFSKSSACSVNPQFGREFEGPLPKTKEPKQVLVAGAGPAGMTVAKFLAERGHSVILAEKSGELGGHLIEAAVPAYKKETAAYLRWLKKQVEENPNVDIRLNTEVTPEFVSSVRPDAVVVCTGSAPYVPAVPGIDRSNVKLATNLLVNYKDEEVGDKIVIVGAGLVGCETALFLKEQGKKDITLVDMLPEVAQDVIYLARLSLLEKLQEEQINSRTGLKLKEIIPEGIIVENEKGETQTINADTVIIATGLTSDNKLYESLKDETEEIYAIGDCISPRKFIDAVQEAYAIAKII
- a CDS encoding sulfite exporter TauE/SafE family protein; amino-acid sequence: MVSYFFAIVVGIITGIITSLIGASGVMVVVPALTMLFHVNTHAAIGTSLFVDVIASLTVSYNYFKNGNVDLRAGAWIAVSSIAGAQLGAMFASQINEGSLSSLFGIFLLISGIMMLSRSSKNEGGTEKEAEKRALRFKKRWQQIVLAVIVGIGIGIISGIFGAGGGVMILLALIIIMSYPLHKAIGTSTLIMSMTALSSTIGYAVRGNINLILGCFLAIGAVAGGTVGSFYANKVNEKTLQKIVSAVFICLGGMMTLLEVI
- a CDS encoding S1 RNA-binding domain-containing protein translates to MPVEVGQIVEGKVTGITKFGAFVELSDGVTGLVHISEVADSFVKDVNDFLKQNDVVKVKVISISPDGKISLSIRKTKESSNNSHRKPKQEELSFEDKLSKFLKDSEERLLDIKKNNESKRGSGSYGKRKVL
- a CDS encoding FtsB family cell division protein, which translates into the protein MRGKNKFKMRHLLLLLFVAYILSTLVMQQFKMISLAKEEKQLKARIEEAMNQKTQLQNEINLLQTDEYIEKVARDELGLVKPGEYIYKGIKTLK
- a CDS encoding Ppx/GppA phosphatase family protein, translated to MRAAVIDLGSNSIRLLVADISSKGEVIPVARDLITTRLGRGVNQNNILDEKSISDTVSALVNFRNKAKSLGSERIFAFGTSALREASNSSALLEKTKEIGINVEILSGEREALLSFFGARLGLKTVEVSLVIDIGGNSTEFVLGDDEKIEKAESLPIGAVRWTQKYIKSDPPAFNEIAQARKQIDLMIKDFADYFKKVKESKEVTVIGVGGTLTTLAAVAQELEVYDSNKVHGYVLNKQTIDDIFLKLLFKTSEERLKVKGLMPQRADIITAGVLIAKSIMEDFNISQITVSESDIMEAYLVENLELRTDSSV